In Streptomyces sp. NBC_00448, the following are encoded in one genomic region:
- a CDS encoding gas vesicle protein GvpO: MKEERARQARSASSRTSARPKPVSGAEDAARQAAGTLGELIGRPTEGCSEVAPTEDEGWRVSVDVVEVPRIPDTTSLLATYEVELGKDGSLVSYRRVRRYWRGAADT; encoded by the coding sequence ATGAAGGAAGAACGCGCCCGTCAGGCCCGATCGGCGTCCAGCCGCACCAGTGCTCGTCCGAAGCCGGTCTCAGGCGCAGAGGACGCGGCACGCCAAGCCGCCGGGACTCTCGGCGAACTGATCGGGCGCCCGACGGAGGGCTGTTCCGAAGTCGCGCCCACCGAGGACGAGGGTTGGCGGGTGTCGGTGGACGTCGTGGAGGTCCCCCGTATCCCGGACACCACCAGCTTGCTGGCGACGTACGAGGTGGAACTGGGCAAGGACGGCTCGCTCGTCAGCTACCGCCGGGTCCGCCGCTACTGGCGCGGCGCGGCCGACACGTGA
- a CDS encoding NAD(P)/FAD-dependent oxidoreductase → MKGRRIAVVGGGMAAARFAERYAALGGTGTVTLFAAEPRAPYNRVLLADVLTGRYDAEAIALPIGGARLEVGGEVVAVDLRARTLTLADGRRRSWDDLVLATGANPLLPPVRGLRGPDGGSLREGVHALRTLADCVRLAEDATLARRAVVVGGGVLGVSTARALAALGLAVEIVHQGPHLIERQLDEEAAAALRAGLRRLGVETYLGNRARAFTDGRTAGGGRHVELATGYCLGTDLVVLACGVRPRTALAHAVGLRVGTGVVVDDTLAASAPGVYAIGDCVQHRGTVHGLSGPAWEQADVLAARLSGADPHAVYSGSRPLARLTAGPLEYAAFGEIDHTDEVLAVDPELDVLRLSDATRGSYKKLVLRGDRLVGAILLGDLATVDGITRAYEHDAPLPDRPLHLLTAGATAAPAPPAATSVEASTPPPAKGVLR, encoded by the coding sequence GTGAAGGGCCGCCGTATCGCCGTCGTCGGGGGCGGGATGGCCGCCGCGCGGTTCGCCGAACGCTACGCCGCGCTCGGCGGCACCGGCACGGTCACCCTCTTCGCGGCCGAGCCCCGCGCCCCCTACAACCGGGTCCTGCTCGCCGACGTGCTCACCGGCCGCTACGACGCCGAGGCGATCGCCCTGCCGATCGGCGGGGCGCGGCTGGAGGTGGGCGGCGAGGTGGTGGCGGTGGACCTCCGCGCGCGCACGCTGACGCTCGCCGACGGCCGGCGCCGGAGCTGGGACGACCTCGTCCTCGCCACCGGCGCCAATCCGCTGCTGCCACCCGTCCGCGGGCTGCGCGGCCCGGACGGCGGGAGCCTGCGCGAGGGTGTGCACGCCCTGCGCACCCTCGCGGACTGCGTCCGGCTGGCCGAGGACGCCACCTTGGCGCGCCGCGCCGTGGTCGTCGGCGGAGGGGTCCTCGGCGTCAGCACCGCCCGTGCGCTGGCCGCGCTCGGGCTGGCCGTGGAGATCGTGCACCAGGGGCCGCACCTGATCGAGCGCCAACTCGACGAGGAGGCTGCGGCGGCGCTCCGCGCCGGACTGCGCCGCCTCGGCGTCGAGACCTACCTCGGCAACCGTGCCCGCGCCTTCACCGACGGGCGCACCGCCGGGGGCGGGCGCCACGTCGAGCTGGCCACCGGCTACTGCCTCGGCACCGACCTGGTGGTGCTCGCCTGCGGCGTCCGGCCGCGTACCGCGCTCGCCCACGCCGTGGGCCTGCGCGTCGGCACCGGCGTCGTCGTCGACGACACACTGGCCGCGTCGGCGCCCGGGGTGTACGCGATCGGCGACTGCGTGCAGCACCGGGGCACGGTGCACGGCCTGTCCGGGCCTGCCTGGGAACAGGCCGACGTGCTGGCCGCGCGGCTGTCCGGCGCCGATCCGCACGCCGTCTACAGCGGCTCCCGGCCGCTGGCCCGCCTGACCGCCGGGCCGCTGGAGTACGCGGCCTTCGGCGAGATCGACCACACCGACGAGGTTCTGGCCGTCGACCCCGAGCTGGACGTGCTGCGGCTGAGCGACGCGACACGCGGCAGCTACAAGAAGCTCGTCCTGCGCGGCGACCGCCTGGTCGGCGCGATCCTCCTCGGCGACCTGGCCACCGTGGACGGGATCACCCGTGCCTACGAGCACGACGCCCCGCTGCCCGACCGCCCTCTCCACCTCCTCACCGCGGGTGCCACCGCCGCCCCCGCCCCGCCCGCCGCCACCTCCGTCGAGGCGTCGACCCCCCCGCCCGCAAAGGGAGTTCTCCGATGA
- a CDS encoding SRPBCC family protein encodes MAENNGESESPRGLDDLREELGNFLTDLAQQLVGKAGDKVSGLTDRLTDVAEGEGGLMGAGSRMLKGDSPLKALVGQKATDAKDKVVDKVKDSVGGGGGKGGSNIKAVNIVETLDVGVPLRTAYDQWTQFEDFSEFTKGVRNVSQSDDVETDWNVKVGPSSRSWKATIQEQVPDDRIVWTSEGAKGSTHGAVTFHELGPTLTRILVVVEYYPAGFFEKTGNLWRAQGRRLRLDLKHFGRHVTLNADEELEGWRGEIRDGEVVRSHEEGLQDDEDEEYADDEYEDGNEDDEEEEDDGGEEDGDGEEDEEEEEEEEDEEGRPRSRRRSRR; translated from the coding sequence ATGGCCGAGAACAACGGGGAGTCCGAGAGCCCGAGGGGGCTCGATGACCTGCGCGAGGAGCTGGGGAACTTCCTGACCGACCTGGCACAGCAACTGGTCGGCAAGGCAGGCGACAAGGTGTCCGGCCTTACCGACCGTTTGACCGATGTGGCTGAGGGCGAGGGTGGCCTGATGGGCGCCGGAAGCCGGATGCTCAAGGGCGACTCACCACTCAAGGCGCTGGTGGGCCAGAAGGCGACGGACGCCAAGGACAAGGTGGTGGACAAGGTGAAGGACTCCGTCGGTGGAGGAGGGGGCAAGGGCGGCAGCAACATCAAGGCGGTCAACATCGTCGAGACGCTCGACGTCGGTGTCCCGCTGCGTACGGCGTACGACCAGTGGACGCAGTTCGAGGACTTCAGCGAGTTCACCAAGGGTGTCCGCAACGTCTCCCAGTCTGACGACGTCGAGACCGACTGGAACGTGAAGGTCGGTCCGTCCAGCCGCAGTTGGAAGGCGACGATCCAGGAGCAGGTCCCTGACGATCGGATCGTGTGGACCTCCGAAGGCGCCAAGGGCAGTACACACGGTGCCGTCACCTTCCATGAACTCGGGCCCACCCTGACGCGGATTCTCGTGGTCGTCGAGTACTACCCGGCCGGATTCTTCGAGAAGACCGGCAATCTCTGGCGTGCCCAGGGCAGACGCCTGCGTCTGGACCTCAAGCACTTCGGCCGCCACGTCACCCTCAACGCGGACGAGGAGTTGGAGGGCTGGCGCGGCGAGATCCGTGACGGCGAGGTCGTCCGCTCCCACGAGGAGGGGCTGCAGGACGACGAGGACGAGGAGTACGCGGACGACGAGTACGAGGACGGGAACGAGGACGACGAGGAAGAGGAAGACGACGGCGGCGAGGAGGACGGCGACGGCGAGGAGGACGAGGAAGAGGAAGAAGAGGAAGAGGACGAGGAAGGGCGGCCTCGGAGTCGGCGCCGGAGCAGGCGATGA
- a CDS encoding molybdopterin oxidoreductase family protein: MDTTTDTHCPYCSLQCGMRLAVAGDYAMSGGGTAPGGGLPHVVERPEFPVNRGALCGKGRSAAALLGRASRLTTPLLRVRGGLRAASWDEALDRVAGGFASIRSEHGADAVGVFGGGGLTNEKAYQLGKFARVVLGTANIDYNGRFCMSSAAAGNRAAFGLDRGLPFPLEDIPRTECLILVGGNPAETMPPALRYFSELRDNGGTLVVVDPRRTRTAEHADIHLQPRPGADLALALGLLHLLMADGLVDTAFVEARTTGFEEVRAAATAHWPERVERLTGVPAAQLREVAGLFGQARTGMVLTARGPEQQSKGTDTVKAWINLCLAAGKAGRPYSGYGCLTGQGNGQGGREHGQKADQLPGYRSIDDPAAREHVARVWGVDPAALPHAGRSAYELLDSLGRPGPDGVRGMLLMGSNPVVSAPHAAHVTARLRALDLLVVSDLVLSETAQLADVVLPSTQWAEETGTMTNLEGRVILRRRAVEAPEGVRSDLWTMRELARRLGVASGFEEDPEKVFDELRRASAGGPADYAGITYGRIRAEDGVFWPCPAEDHPGTPRLFLDAFATPDGRARFSPVTHRPAAEEPDADYPLHLTTGRVLSQYQSGAQTRRVEALSRAAPGPFVELHPLLARQLAVAEGELLAVTSRRGRVVAPARITDAIRPDTVFMPFHWAGAGRANTLTNPALDPTSKMPEFKVCAVRVEPARADALGSEAAEAAAAGPVPGRPWGTA, from the coding sequence ATGGATACCACGACCGACACCCACTGCCCGTACTGCTCGTTGCAGTGCGGTATGCGCCTTGCGGTGGCCGGGGATTACGCGATGTCCGGCGGCGGGACGGCGCCCGGGGGCGGCTTGCCGCATGTGGTCGAGCGACCCGAATTCCCGGTGAACCGGGGTGCGTTGTGCGGGAAGGGGCGGTCGGCCGCCGCGCTCCTCGGCCGGGCGTCGCGCCTCACCACGCCGCTGCTGCGGGTGCGCGGCGGGTTGCGGGCGGCGAGCTGGGACGAGGCGCTGGACCGGGTCGCGGGGGGCTTCGCCTCGATCCGGTCCGAGCACGGCGCCGACGCGGTCGGCGTCTTCGGGGGCGGCGGGCTCACCAACGAGAAGGCGTACCAGCTGGGCAAGTTCGCCCGGGTGGTGCTGGGTACCGCCAACATCGACTACAACGGGCGCTTCTGCATGTCCTCGGCCGCCGCCGGGAATCGGGCCGCCTTCGGCCTGGACCGCGGGCTGCCCTTCCCGCTGGAGGACATCCCCCGCACCGAGTGCCTGATCCTGGTCGGCGGCAACCCCGCCGAGACCATGCCGCCCGCGCTCCGCTACTTCAGTGAACTGCGGGATAACGGCGGCACATTGGTGGTCGTGGACCCGCGGCGCACCCGCACCGCCGAGCACGCCGACATCCACCTGCAACCGCGGCCCGGAGCCGACCTGGCGCTCGCTCTCGGCCTGCTGCACCTGCTGATGGCCGACGGCCTGGTCGATACCGCCTTCGTCGAAGCCCGCACCACCGGTTTCGAGGAGGTCCGAGCAGCGGCGACGGCCCACTGGCCGGAGCGCGTCGAACGGCTGACCGGCGTACCGGCCGCCCAGCTGCGCGAGGTCGCGGGCCTCTTCGGACAGGCCCGTACGGGGATGGTGCTCACCGCGCGCGGACCGGAGCAGCAGAGCAAGGGCACCGACACCGTGAAGGCGTGGATCAACCTGTGCCTGGCGGCCGGCAAGGCGGGCCGGCCCTACTCCGGCTACGGCTGCCTGACCGGCCAGGGCAACGGGCAGGGAGGGCGCGAGCACGGCCAGAAGGCTGACCAGCTCCCCGGCTACCGCTCGATCGACGACCCCGCCGCGCGTGAGCACGTCGCCCGGGTCTGGGGGGTCGACCCGGCGGCGCTGCCGCACGCGGGCCGGTCGGCCTACGAGCTGCTGGACAGCCTCGGCCGGCCGGGCCCGGACGGCGTGCGCGGGATGCTGCTGATGGGCTCCAACCCGGTCGTCTCCGCACCGCACGCGGCCCACGTCACGGCGCGGCTGCGCGCGCTGGACCTGCTGGTGGTCAGCGACCTGGTGCTGTCCGAGACGGCGCAGCTCGCCGACGTGGTGCTGCCGAGCACCCAGTGGGCCGAGGAGACCGGCACGATGACCAACCTCGAAGGCCGGGTGATCCTGCGCCGACGCGCCGTGGAAGCGCCCGAAGGTGTACGGAGCGACCTGTGGACGATGCGCGAACTCGCCCGACGGCTCGGCGTCGCGAGCGGGTTCGAGGAGGACCCGGAGAAGGTCTTCGACGAGCTCCGCCGCGCCTCCGCCGGCGGGCCGGCCGACTACGCGGGCATCACCTACGGGCGTATCCGCGCGGAGGACGGCGTCTTCTGGCCCTGCCCGGCGGAGGACCATCCCGGCACGCCGCGGCTCTTCCTCGACGCCTTCGCCACACCGGACGGCCGCGCCCGCTTCTCCCCCGTCACCCACCGCCCGGCGGCGGAGGAGCCCGACGCGGACTACCCGCTCCACCTGACCACCGGACGGGTGCTGTCCCAGTACCAGAGCGGCGCCCAGACCCGGCGCGTCGAGGCCCTCTCCCGCGCCGCGCCCGGCCCCTTCGTGGAGTTGCACCCGCTCCTCGCGCGGCAGCTGGCCGTCGCCGAGGGGGAACTGCTGGCCGTCACCTCGCGGCGCGGCCGGGTGGTCGCGCCGGCCCGGATCACCGACGCGATCCGGCCCGACACGGTGTTCATGCCCTTCCACTGGGCGGGCGCCGGCCGTGCCAACACGCTCACCAACCCGGCGCTGGACCCGACGTCGAAGATGCCGGAGTTCAAGGTCTGCGCCGTCCGGGTCGAACCGGCACGGGCCGACGCTCTGGGATCGGAGGCGGCTGAGGCCGCCGCGGCCGGCCCCGTCCCGGGGCGCCCCTGGGGGACGGCGTGA
- a CDS encoding GvpL/GvpF family gas vesicle protein gives MYVYGLTRAGLALPRPLHGVGDPPARLRKLVAGSLAAVVSAAPEKVRACRRDLQAHQAVLLAVAGLGPLLPSRFGVVAAGDDDVLARLHDGPEGYAAALDRVADRVELNLKVFPREGGLMDLVREDPGVRRLRQEVRQRPGYDASIRLGEAVMTGLCRRAAAVAREAVVALTALADEVQAGPEVPGCVLNLSFLVPDAHMTDCREVVDDLAEQFADRADLRLTGPLPCYSFCELPTPAGV, from the coding sequence GTGTACGTCTACGGGCTGACCCGAGCGGGGCTCGCCCTGCCGCGGCCACTACATGGGGTCGGCGATCCACCGGCCCGGCTCCGCAAGCTGGTCGCGGGGAGCCTGGCCGCCGTGGTCAGCGCCGCACCGGAGAAGGTGCGCGCCTGCCGAAGGGATCTGCAGGCGCACCAGGCCGTCCTGCTCGCGGTCGCCGGCCTCGGCCCGCTGCTTCCCAGTCGGTTCGGTGTGGTGGCCGCCGGTGACGACGACGTGCTGGCGCGACTGCACGACGGGCCCGAGGGCTACGCGGCGGCGCTGGACCGGGTGGCGGACCGCGTGGAGTTGAACCTCAAGGTGTTCCCGCGCGAAGGCGGCCTGATGGATCTGGTCCGCGAGGACCCGGGAGTGCGCCGACTACGGCAGGAGGTTCGGCAGCGGCCCGGCTACGACGCGAGCATCCGGCTCGGCGAGGCCGTCATGACGGGTCTGTGCCGCAGGGCTGCCGCGGTGGCACGCGAAGCCGTGGTGGCGCTCACCGCCCTGGCCGATGAGGTCCAGGCCGGACCGGAGGTCCCTGGCTGCGTGCTCAACCTGTCCTTCCTCGTTCCCGACGCTCACATGACCGACTGCCGCGAGGTGGTCGACGACCTCGCCGAGCAGTTCGCCGACCGGGCGGACCTGCGGTTGACCGGGCCGCTGCCCTGCTACAGCTTCTGCGAACTGCCCACTCCGGCCGGTGTGTGA
- the gvpJ gene encoding gas vesicle protein GvpJ, whose protein sequence is MTVITDEVVCAPRAGTLYDVLDLILDRGIVIDVFIRVSLVGIEILKIDARIVVASVDTYLRFAEACNRLDLENDSTSRTVPELFGGAGAVKKAGAKKAARSVGGKVKEAIGVGDDKDEREEERPRRRTPARSGGRSPSRRRDEEG, encoded by the coding sequence GTGACCGTCATAACCGATGAAGTCGTCTGCGCGCCCCGTGCAGGCACCTTGTACGACGTCCTGGACCTCATCCTCGACCGGGGCATCGTCATCGACGTGTTCATCAGGGTGTCCCTGGTCGGCATCGAGATCCTGAAGATCGATGCCCGCATCGTCGTGGCGAGTGTCGACACGTATCTGCGGTTCGCCGAGGCGTGCAACCGGCTCGATCTGGAAAACGACTCCACCAGCCGTACCGTGCCGGAACTCTTCGGAGGTGCCGGGGCCGTGAAGAAGGCGGGGGCCAAGAAGGCGGCCCGCTCGGTGGGCGGCAAGGTCAAGGAGGCCATCGGTGTTGGTGACGACAAGGACGAGCGGGAAGAGGAGCGGCCTCGGCGCCGTACGCCTGCCCGCTCCGGGGGCCGTAGCCCTTCCCGGCGCCGTGACGAGGAAGGCTGA
- a CDS encoding uroporphyrinogen-III synthase, producing MGTSPHPAAPGPLTGFTVGVTAARRRDELVALLTRRGARVVEAPAMRILPLEDDIALRRATERCLTAPLDYVVATTGVGWRGWMSAADGWGRGAELAAACRDAVVLTRGPKATGAVRASGLDEAYSPHSEATDELLTWLLARRLTGRRIAVQEHGLPLTSFSAALRERGAEVVSVPVYRWAPPEDPGPVRRLVEQTVRREVHAVTFTSAPAITAFLQTASADGRYEKVLEAMRTDVLSVCVGPVCGRPLVDAGLPVVWPERGRLGALVRTLTDTLPARNRQEICLGERALVLQGSALLVDGESRWLSPKSAILLRALAERPGRVLSRAELMRRAWADSDADEHAVEAAVARLRASLGPHSDLVRTVPKRGYRLAAL from the coding sequence ATGGGCACCTCCCCGCACCCGGCCGCGCCCGGTCCGCTGACCGGCTTCACCGTCGGAGTGACCGCGGCCCGCCGCCGCGACGAACTCGTGGCGCTGCTGACCCGGCGCGGCGCCCGCGTGGTCGAGGCACCCGCGATGCGGATCCTCCCGCTGGAGGACGACATCGCGCTGCGCCGCGCCACCGAGCGCTGCCTCACCGCACCCCTGGACTACGTGGTGGCGACCACAGGAGTCGGCTGGCGCGGTTGGATGAGCGCGGCCGACGGCTGGGGGCGCGGCGCGGAGCTGGCCGCCGCCTGTCGCGACGCGGTCGTGCTGACCCGCGGCCCCAAGGCGACCGGGGCGGTGCGCGCCAGCGGACTGGACGAGGCGTACTCCCCGCACAGCGAGGCCACCGACGAACTGCTCACCTGGCTGCTGGCCCGACGGCTGACCGGGCGCCGGATCGCGGTGCAGGAACACGGCCTGCCGCTCACCTCGTTCAGCGCCGCCCTGCGCGAACGCGGCGCCGAGGTCGTCTCTGTGCCCGTCTACCGGTGGGCGCCCCCGGAGGACCCGGGCCCGGTACGGCGGCTGGTCGAGCAGACGGTCCGCCGCGAGGTGCACGCGGTGACCTTCACCAGTGCCCCCGCGATCACCGCGTTCCTCCAGACAGCGTCCGCCGACGGCCGGTACGAAAAGGTTCTTGAGGCTATGCGCACCGACGTGCTGTCCGTCTGCGTCGGCCCGGTCTGTGGCCGCCCGCTGGTGGACGCCGGCCTTCCTGTCGTCTGGCCCGAACGCGGGCGACTCGGCGCGCTTGTCCGCACGCTGACCGATACGCTGCCTGCCCGCAACCGCCAGGAGATCTGCCTCGGAGAGCGCGCGTTGGTGCTCCAGGGCAGCGCGCTGCTGGTGGACGGCGAGAGCCGCTGGCTGTCCCCGAAGAGCGCGATCCTGCTGCGGGCGCTGGCGGAGCGGCCGGGGCGGGTGCTCAGCCGCGCCGAGCTGATGCGCCGCGCCTGGGCGGACTCCGACGCCGACGAGCACGCCGTCGAGGCCGCGGTCGCCCGGTTGCGCGCCTCGCTGGGGCCGCACAGCGACCTGGTGCGGACGGTCCCCAAGCGCGGATACCGGCTGGCGGCGCTGTAA
- a CDS encoding gas vesicle protein GvpG, with protein sequence MGLLKGLLFLPLAPVQGVGWISKVLLDAAEAEMYDPTVLRARLAALHRAYDEGEIDIEYFDAEEERLLDLLEQPATGRPTAGHPRGAR encoded by the coding sequence ATGGGCCTGTTGAAGGGCTTGCTCTTCCTACCCCTCGCCCCGGTCCAAGGCGTCGGCTGGATCTCGAAGGTGCTGCTGGACGCGGCGGAGGCCGAGATGTACGACCCGACCGTGCTCCGGGCCCGGCTCGCCGCGCTCCATCGCGCCTACGACGAAGGCGAGATCGACATCGAGTACTTCGACGCCGAGGAAGAGCGGCTGCTGGACCTGCTGGAACAACCCGCAACCGGGCGTCCAACGGCCGGCCATCCGAGAGGTGCTCGCTGA
- the nirB gene encoding nitrite reductase large subunit NirB, translating to MTDRQTSHRLKDLVVVGHGMVGQRFLEALTEQPGAAAWRVTVLAEEPRPAYDRVHLTSWFSGTSAEELSLTPAGFLAEHCIDLRLGDGAASVDRAARTVTTTSGRAFSYHALVLATGSYPFVPPVPGHDAPGCHVYRTIEDLEAIRADAEHARTGVVVGGGLLGLEAAGALSALGLETHLVEFAPRLMAIQVDEGGGRLLKRKIENLGVHVHTGAGTQALLVGEDGRVRGMRLSDGRELPADMVVFSAGVRPRDQLARECGLPVGERGGVVVDERCRTADHRVHAIGECALAADGRVYGLVAPGYAMAETAARSLAGGYRDEDAFTGADMSTKLKLLGVDVASFGDAHGATEGALDVLYSDSRSGVYRKLVIGRDGQLLGGVLVGDTESYGLLRPLAIARKPLQTAPEQLVLPAGLGPAGPLALPDDAVVCSCHNVSKAAIRKAVSDNGCTTVPDVKKCTKAGTGCGSCLKVLGGIVTEELEAGGVSVARGLCEHFAHTRAELHEITRVAGITSFSALIDGHGRGEGCDICKPVVASILAGLAGGHILDGEQAALQDTNDHFLANLQRNGSYSVVPRIPGGEITPTGLITLGEVARDFGLYTKITGGQRIDLFGARVDQLPAIWARLVAAGFESGHAYGKSLRTVKSCVGETWCRYGVQDSVGLAIELELRYRGLRSPHKLKSAVSGCARECAEAQGKDFGVIATSSGWNLYVGGNGGTTPRHADLLAADLDRETLIRTIDRFLMFYIRTADRLERTSTWLERIDGGLEHVRAVVMDDSLGICAELDALMERHVGGYQDEWAAVLDDPERLSRFASFVNAPGTPDPTVTFVPERGQVRPARPGEDGRILTPALVAGPRLEVRGA from the coding sequence ATGACCGATCGCCAGACGTCCCACCGGCTCAAGGACCTCGTCGTGGTCGGTCACGGCATGGTCGGCCAGCGCTTCCTGGAGGCCCTGACCGAGCAGCCGGGAGCCGCCGCCTGGCGGGTCACCGTGCTCGCCGAGGAGCCGCGCCCCGCCTACGACCGTGTCCACCTGACCTCGTGGTTCTCCGGTACGAGCGCCGAGGAACTGTCGCTCACCCCGGCCGGCTTCCTCGCCGAGCACTGCATCGACCTGCGCCTGGGCGACGGGGCCGCCTCGGTCGACCGGGCCGCGCGGACGGTCACCACCACCTCCGGCCGGGCCTTTTCCTACCACGCGCTGGTGCTGGCCACCGGCTCCTACCCGTTCGTCCCGCCCGTCCCCGGCCACGACGCGCCCGGCTGCCACGTCTACCGCACCATCGAGGACCTGGAGGCGATCCGCGCCGACGCCGAGCATGCCCGGACCGGCGTCGTGGTCGGCGGCGGCCTGCTCGGCCTGGAGGCGGCCGGAGCGCTCAGCGCCCTGGGGCTGGAGACACACCTCGTGGAGTTCGCTCCGCGGCTGATGGCGATCCAGGTCGACGAGGGCGGCGGCCGGCTGCTGAAGCGAAAGATCGAGAACCTCGGCGTCCACGTGCACACCGGCGCCGGCACCCAGGCCCTCCTCGTCGGCGAGGACGGCCGGGTGCGGGGCATGCGGCTCTCCGACGGCCGTGAACTCCCCGCCGACATGGTCGTCTTCTCCGCCGGGGTGCGCCCCCGCGACCAGCTGGCGCGGGAGTGCGGCCTGCCGGTCGGCGAGCGCGGCGGCGTAGTCGTCGACGAGCGCTGCCGCACCGCCGACCACCGCGTCCACGCCATCGGCGAGTGCGCGCTGGCCGCCGACGGCAGGGTGTACGGGCTGGTGGCGCCCGGTTACGCGATGGCCGAGACGGCCGCCCGTTCGCTGGCCGGCGGGTACCGCGACGAGGACGCCTTCACCGGCGCCGACATGTCCACCAAGCTCAAGCTGCTCGGTGTCGACGTGGCCAGCTTCGGCGACGCGCACGGGGCGACCGAGGGCGCCCTCGACGTCCTCTACAGCGACAGCCGCTCCGGCGTCTACCGCAAGCTCGTCATCGGCCGAGACGGGCAGTTGCTCGGCGGTGTGCTGGTCGGTGACACCGAGTCGTACGGGCTGCTGCGCCCGCTGGCCATCGCCCGCAAGCCGTTGCAGACCGCCCCCGAACAGCTCGTGCTGCCGGCCGGCCTCGGCCCCGCGGGGCCTCTCGCGCTTCCCGACGACGCCGTGGTCTGCTCCTGCCACAACGTCAGCAAGGCCGCGATCAGGAAGGCGGTCTCCGACAACGGCTGCACCACCGTCCCGGACGTCAAGAAGTGCACCAAGGCCGGTACCGGCTGCGGCAGTTGCCTCAAGGTCCTGGGCGGCATCGTCACCGAGGAGCTGGAGGCCGGCGGCGTCAGTGTCGCCCGCGGCCTGTGCGAACACTTCGCCCACACCCGCGCCGAACTCCACGAGATCACCCGCGTCGCCGGGATCACCTCGTTCTCGGCCCTGATCGACGGCCACGGCAGGGGCGAGGGCTGCGACATCTGCAAGCCCGTCGTCGCCTCGATCCTGGCCGGCCTGGCAGGCGGCCACATCCTCGACGGAGAACAGGCAGCCCTCCAGGACACCAACGACCACTTCCTCGCCAACCTCCAGCGCAACGGCTCCTATTCGGTGGTGCCACGGATCCCCGGCGGCGAGATCACTCCCACCGGACTGATCACCCTCGGCGAGGTCGCCCGCGACTTCGGCCTCTACACGAAGATCACCGGCGGGCAGCGGATCGACCTGTTCGGCGCCCGCGTCGACCAACTCCCGGCGATCTGGGCCCGCCTGGTGGCCGCGGGCTTCGAGTCCGGCCACGCCTACGGCAAGTCCCTGCGGACGGTGAAGTCCTGCGTCGGCGAGACCTGGTGCCGCTACGGCGTGCAGGACTCGGTCGGCCTTGCCATCGAACTGGAACTGCGCTATCGGGGCCTGCGCTCCCCGCACAAGCTCAAGTCCGCGGTCTCTGGCTGCGCCCGCGAGTGCGCCGAGGCGCAGGGCAAGGACTTCGGCGTCATCGCCACCTCCTCCGGCTGGAACCTGTACGTCGGCGGGAACGGCGGCACGACCCCGCGCCACGCCGACCTGCTGGCCGCCGACCTGGACCGCGAGACGCTGATCCGCACCATCGACCGGTTCCTGATGTTCTACATCCGCACCGCGGACCGGCTGGAGCGGACCTCCACGTGGCTGGAGCGGATCGATGGCGGCCTGGAGCACGTGCGGGCCGTCGTCATGGACGACTCCCTGGGCATCTGCGCCGAGCTCGACGCGCTGATGGAACGGCACGTCGGCGGCTACCAGGACGAGTGGGCCGCCGTGCTGGACGACCCCGAGCGGCTGAGCCGTTTCGCGTCCTTCGTCAACGCCCCCGGCACCCCCGACCCGACCGTGACCTTCGTCCCCGAACGTGGACAGGTCCGCCCCGCCCGCCCCGGCGAGGACGGGCGCATCCTCACCCCGGCGCTGGTCGCCGGCCCCCGGCTGGAGGTGCGTGGCGCATGA